From the Helianthus annuus cultivar XRQ/B chromosome 17, HanXRQr2.0-SUNRISE, whole genome shotgun sequence genome, the window acgTATTGAAGGTGTCGATTTAATAATCTAAAGTGTGCTAATAATACCACCCATTCTAAAAATAGGGAAAATCTTAAGAAGTGTAAAAACAGTTTAAGAGATGTCATGTGTACCAAACATGTTCTCTTTGAGTGAACACTTGGTCGTTCTTTCTTTATGggattattggattttatcaccctcaaCTATTGGCTACTAGCCGATGTCACCCCCAACTTagcacttagtgtgttctgtcaccacgtcgttaactgattACTAACTTTTGATtatgttactatacttttgggggtgtcatagggatcttaggaaggttttagggatcttaggacacctccaaaagtatagtaacatgatcaaaagttagtgatcagttaacgacatggtgacagaacacactaagtatTAAGTTGGAGGTGGCGGatgtcaaagtgatagttgagggtgACAGCGGCCAATAACCAATAGTTactggtgataaaatccaataacccttctTTATGTAGCTTTTGTACATGTAGTCATGAAACGTAAAACTATCGTAATAGCATTGTACAAATTGCAGCACATAGTATAAAGAACTAAAGCTtgaacaaaaaatttaaaaaaaaaaaatccaaaatcagTCGGTACTTATAGTATGATTCAAGAATCAATCAAATTACATCTCATTCACACCAAATTCTTGATCAAACCCAAACGATCGCTAAAAACACAAAGTAAGTCAAACAAACTAGATTGTACTGTTGGTTCGAGACGCGTTACAAAAAACACAAGTATCCAAGAAAATCTTGCTAACAACACTCCCTTGTTCAACACGAAAGCCTCTACTTTGCTTGTTCCAGAGATGAAGGGTGTAACTATGGTTCCTAATCTGCTCAAACACCCCCGTTGACCATCTCAAATCAGTCTCGTTTTTTGGCCCACGAAAGAGAGCCCGAACGTTGACCCAACTCACGGGGTAAAACGCGGGCGGGGGCAAAACAGTAAATTTGTATCCTGGCCTCCCTTGCAGCCTAGAAACCACTCTGGAAACCATGAAAGGACCATTATGCCCCCATTTGTTTCCATTAAAAGTCAACGCAAACTCCTCAATAAACTTATAAACCAAGGGATGCATTTTGTCGAACACCATGACTGCATTATTCAACCTTGTCCATTTCTTGGAATTCGGATCGATCGTTTGTGCTCCGATCGCGTTCTTCACCTTGTCGAATCGGTTCAACACGATCACATCCGCGTCGATGTAAACGCCGCCGTATTTGTACAACAAACACAGCCTAACAAGGTTCGATAAGTTCTGACCTAACGGAACGTTACCGGCCTGAACTTGACCCCTAATCAGCTTCGAAAACCACGATTCCGCCATCGTGTTCTTGAATAGGTAACTAAAATCCGGAGCAATTGACGTCACACGAAACCGTTTTTCAACAAACGGTTGAAGAATCTGTCGTCCTTTGATCGAATCCAGCGAGTTCGAGATGATTAATAGACACGCGTTTGGGTGCGATTTGAATACCGATTCGATCGACTGAATTGAGCGTTTGTTGAACGAGTTTGATGAAGATATCCACGTCATGAAGAACCGGATCTTGCAACTAGATGTTTCGTTTTTCTTGTGGAAGAATTCGTTCACTCTTGCCGGAAAATCGTCTCGCCGTGACGATCCGAAGCCGGATAACATCTTCAGGAGCTTTTTGTTTCGGTTTTCCGGAGAGTTTTCCGATTCGATGTGGTAACTGAGAGATTTACGAAGAATCGGATTATAAAACGGAGATTCTGGCGAATAGAACGGATCTCCGGCGAGTTTTTCCGGCGAGTTTTCGGAAGTGGGAGATTTACGCAGATGCGGATTGTAAAAGCGTGATTCCGGCGAGTAGAAAGGATCTCCGGCGAGTTTTTGCGGCGGAGAGAGTGAGGGAATCCTGAGGGAGGCGCCGTTAAAGGATAACAAGAAGAGGAAAATGAGTGAGATGAGAGCAAAGAGAGATCGCGTGTTGTTCATAGTGGTGAGTTTGAGTTTGAGTTTGAGTGGAGAGGGTTTCATGGGGTGCTTTAATGGCGGTTGGCGGGAAAATTTTAAAACTgtttgttttagagagagaaaggttGATGGAGATGAGAGGAAtggtggtttgtttgtttgtgtgtgtgtgtgtatacggTTAGTTATTTGGATTTAAACTGACATTTtaatatttgatattttaatatttgatgttatTGAAATATTTTTCTTATTCTATTTAAGTATTTTTTGTTGCCAACGTATCTACCATGTATCATGTCTACGTTTGTTTTTAAACCATTAGTAGTAGTCACGTCATAAGTGGTGTTTGTGTAAGAGTTGAGTTAGCTTTTAGTATGCAGTAATAATGAGAGTTAAAATGTAATTGAATATTGTGAGaaaatgaagaaaagagtgtttgggaGAGGGTAGTGGGGTTATACTtttcaattatacatatatgtgtatgtatatatatatgtgtgagagaaacaaaaacaataacCCAGTTATAATTTTCACCCCCCATCCTATTTCAGGTTATATAACGCCCTCCGGGGCGGTGTGGGGAGGCGCCAAAGGGCGTTATGTTGAGCAGTGACGGAGCTTGCCCAAAACTTTCGAGTGGGCGTAaagtgagaaccgtgagaactggGTCATCCAAAAGGTTTCTCAAAAGTCATAAAAAATCActtgtttcagcaaaaaaaaatgCCGCATACCCACATTTACATAAGGCgtaaaaaaatatttgtttttgtaCAAAATTTACACCAGCGCGTAAAAAAAACTTATTACATCAGTCAAAACTACCGACTCGACAATTTCTTTTACgttttttacagatgtgtttataatattttcatctacgtttgtgcaaaaagAAAATTAGCCCAACTCGCGCGAGAagaaaagttctcacggttctcacaattcGTGATGGTTCTCATTTGAACCGAGccctgtgtgtgtgtgtgtgtgtgtgtgtgtgtgtgtgtgtgtgtgtgtgtgtgtgtgtgtgtgtgtgtgtgtgtgtgtgtgtgtgtgtgtgtgtgtgtgtgtgtgtgtgtgtgtgtgtgtgtgtgtgtgtgtgtgtgtgtgtgtgtgtgtgtgtgtgtgtgtgtgtgtgtgtgtgtgtgtatgtatgtatgtatgtatgtatgtatgtatgtatgtatgtatgtatgtatgtatgtatgtatgtatgtatgtatgtatgtatgtatgtatgtatgtatgtatgtatgtatgtatgtatgtatgtatgtatgtatgtatgtatgtatgtatgtatgtatgtatgtatgtatgtatgtatgtatgtatgtatgtatgtatgtatgtatgtatgtatgtagaggaAGTGTAGGACACAAATCCCCTAATCGTACATTAGATACACGAGTTTATTGGccgtacacgtgtcctgattcgtTTTTCACTCATAAGGTTAAATCAGACAGTTCATTCAATCAGCTGAGGGCAAATTCGTTTGTTCATTCAAtcagcgagaagttcgttacaTTAATATCCCGATAATTATGATTCGAatcaatttcaaaattttcataattCTCAAATTGCAGTTTTCATTCTTCTGCGTTAGGGTTTGATTCAATTGTTTTTTTCAATGGATCCACGGAGCAGCACCGGATGAAACACAGATGTTGATTTTGAAGAAGCTCGATCGATCGGTGATCAGTTTCAATTATCTGTGTATCAAAGAGTTACGATTCACGATGTTTTAAATTCGGAACCTGCAAATCCAAATCGAAATGcaaatacaagtggtgttaatgaGTGTTCGaatggtaattatgttaattcagaTCCTTAAATTGTTCGTAGATGTGTTTTGTTTAATCGtagtaatgattttgcatttttgTAACTAATTTGAAGTTTGAATGTTGAGCATAATTGATATGAAAGCAATCTGTATAAGTTCGCATGTTATGAGTCTGGCAATTCGCATGTGATGTTTATTCTAAATGTTGATTTCGCATGTTATGATGTCATAAATcgcatgtgtataacatatttATCAAAATGGTGATTTTTGCATGTTATGAGTCAAACAATTCGCACGTGTTGTTATTTTTATGATGAAATTATGGAGTTTTTAATATATCGCATGTTACGAGTCCGATAAATCGCATgtgttttccttttttttatttgatttatgtAGATGAAAGGCTTTACACTCCGGAGGTTGAACCATCAGCTACACCTGTGGTTGGAATGCAATTTACCTCTATCGAACAAGCATACGTGTTTTACCAAACATATGCTAAATTAGCTGGTTTTTCTACTCGGAAAGGTGGTGAAGTACACAGTGGTGGTATAAccaaaactaagtattttgtttgttctaaagagggacataagccaTTGTGTATTGACGATGCTTATTCGAAGTCAAAAGAGCCATTCAAATCAAGGAACAGGGGATCATTAGAACTGGGtgcaaagctcaacttatgatttgcaTGGTGGATGGTAGATCATATACAGTAAAGAAATTTGTTGATGgccataatcataagtttgtatgtCCACACGATATTCATATGCTGCCAGCGTACAGGCAATTGTCAGATGTCCAGGAGGAGATGATATGGGAATAAGGCACTCTAAACCTTGGTCCTGTCAAAGCTTTTcatataatgaggaaacgttaCGGTGGTTTCGAGAATGTTGGCGCCACGGTCGATGATTGCAAAAACTTTAGGACTCGAATTAACAGCTATATAGGAGAATATGACGCTGACATGGTGATCAATAGGTTGACCGACAAAAAGCAGTATTTAGTTGATTTTTCGTTTGAATATTCTGTTGATGAGGACAAATGGTTAACTGGTTTGTTCTGGGCCGATGGGTTATGCAAGCGTAACTTTATGGAGTTCAGGGATGTGATATCGTTCGATGCAATTTCAAGACAAACAAGTAAGTGTTACATaaaatggtttttaatttttttcgcaTGTTATATGATTTCCTAAACTTGCAATATCGCATGTTATTATACATTGAAGATTAGGTGTTGAATATATCGCATGTTATACTGTATATTTCGCATGTTATATTTTGTCTATTTCGCATTTTACAATGTGTACTTCGCATGTGTACTAAATCTTTAATTTTATGGAATTTTAGGTATaagatggtgtttgttccgttCACTGGGATTGACAACCACTGTCGAAATGTAACCCTTGGAGCTGGGTTGTTGGCATCGGAGAGCATTGACTCTTATAAATAGCTTCTCAATTCATTCGTAAAGTCATTTGGACGGCAGCCAAAGGTTGTAGTGACGGACCAAGACCCTGCGatgaaacaggctattgaggaggttttTACTACCAGCAGACACAgattgtgcatgtggcacataatgaaaaaagtggcagaAAAGGTGTAACATGCTATATTGTCTTTCGTTAgcatttttttataatatagatTCGTTATAGGTTGATATAAAAAGCATTTATCGGTATAGGTTGGACACGAGTTGTGcaatgatgatgattttaaaaggaGGATGTGCAATATTGTATGGACTGATTCCATTGAGCCCGAAGAATTTGAgagacagtggaagttggtgatgATTGAGTACGATCTCACACAAAATAAATGGATTAATGATATGTTTGCGATGAGATACATGTGGATTCCGGCTTTTTACCGGCATGAGCCCATGTCTGGACTCATGCGAACAACTTCGAGATCAGAGAGCGAGAATCATTTTTTATGCCAGGTGGCAAATTCACAACTCACTCTtgtagagtttatgaatcattttgacGGTGCAATGGATGTCCAAAGGTTCAATCACAGAAAgaatgatcatatttcaagatatactgagccTGATGATTGGAGCAAAACTACTTTGGAAAAAGATGTTGCTAAGATATACACCAGGTCTATATTCTTTGATCAGCAAACAGAGATTTGTGGAACTATTACCGAATGTCTGCCGATGGACACCAAAATCGAGGGTCCAAAGATAAGGATATCGTTGAAAGACTTTAAAGCTTATGGAGATGGGCTGTTAGAGGTAATATAgcatatatatttaaaacatgCGATTTTGAAAACCCACATGCGAATTTCATACAGAACATGATTTTGCGTATGCGATTTTTGATGAACGCATGCGATTTTAAACTAATTCAATAAAATGATTTTttagacatgcgaaattgttcatgtacacatgcgattttaaatttttttttttttttttggttttcttaggtgtggttcaagaatcttgaaaatgatgtaactgcacagtgtagctgtttgcgttttgaacagtatgggctgctatgtatacacatctattttcttttcaagatgtttggtgttaaagaaataccaaacaaatatgttatgaAGAGATGGACAAAGGATGTGGTTCTGAATAAATTAAACGCCACGTTCGATGTAAAGGTGGATGATaattgtgacaacccgacttcttgaggttagtattatcctattcccCGACTCCTTTGTTGTATTTACATATCCTAGATCAGTGTGTTAGTGAGTATATGTTGCAAACCTGTACTTGTTAATGAGTAACGTATTGGAATACTGGATTTTGCTAAGACATCTTTCAACCAAAGATCCTTCGACCGAaaggtccaaccttcgaaggatcataTAACCGAAAGATCCAgccttcgaaggatcacgaaacataaccTTCGACCCAAGATCTATCCTTCGACCCAGGATAGGACCCTTCGACAATCCTTCGGATTAAGAAGGATCCTTCGAGCCAAGACCCAATCCTTCGATGTGAGGCCTTAACTTTCGGCCCAACTTGTTACCGGCCCAAACCCCCACCTATATTAAACAGCAGTTACGTAGAAGGCATAGAGTCAATCGAACAATTCCAAACCCTAGAAACCTTTTGGGCGACGGCAGAAATCAGGAACCTCCTGTTGTGTTCATCATCATATTCTCATCCATCATTCGGTTAGTATAATCCTTTGCATATTGTTCCTATGTGATGCTCTCAATTACATGATTTTGTTTGATAGATAGTTCATGCATGGAACTAGGGTTTAACAGGTAGGTGATTGATTGACGATTTCTGTGATATAATGTTGATTGATGTTATTGTTCCACGTTCTTGTTTCAATCGATTAGGGTTAATTTGGTGAATGGGTTCGGGTCGTTGTAGAACCGGACTAGGGTTAATCGGTTGTATTCTAGCCAATCGGATAGGCTATTGATTATTGTTGTTCGGTTATCATGATCTGTTTGAACATTACATCGTACATTAGAGCACAAGTATGCACTCATTCACACACGTTCACAGACTGACTC encodes:
- the LOC110925514 gene encoding lactosylceramide 4-alpha-galactosyltransferase, with the translated sequence MKPSPLKLKLKLTTMNNTRSLFALISLIFLFLLSFNGASLRIPSLSPPQKLAGDPFYSPESRFYNPHLRKSPTSENSPEKLAGDPFYSPESPFYNPILRKSLSYHIESENSPENRNKKLLKMLSGFGSSRRDDFPARVNEFFHKKNETSSCKIRFFMTWISSSNSFNKRSIQSIESVFKSHPNACLLIISNSLDSIKGRQILQPFVEKRFRVTSIAPDFSYLFKNTMAESWFSKLIRGQVQAGNVPLGQNLSNLVRLCLLYKYGGVYIDADVIVLNRFDKVKNAIGAQTIDPNSKKWTRLNNAVMVFDKMHPLVYKFIEEFALTFNGNKWGHNGPFMVSRVVSRLQGRPGYKFTVLPPPAFYPVSWVNVRALFRGPKNETDLRWSTGVFEQIRNHSYTLHLWNKQSRGFRVEQGSVVSKIFLDTCVFCNASRTNSTI
- the LOC110924886 gene encoding protein FAR1-RELATED SEQUENCE 5-like, whose product is MRKRYGGFENVGATVDDCKNFRTRINSYIGEYDADMVINRLTDKKQYLVDFSFEYSVDEDKWLTGLFWADGLCKRNFMEFRDVISFDAISRQTSKCYIKWYKMVFVPFTGIDNHCRNSFGRQPKVVVTDQDPAMKQAIEEVGHELCNDDDFKRRMCNIVWTDSIEPEEFERQWKLVMIEYDLTQNKWINDMFAMRYMWIPAFYRHEPMSGLMRTTSRSESENHFLCQVANSQLTLVEFMNHFDGAMDVQRFNHRKNDHISRYTEPDDWSKTTLEKDVAKIYTRSIFFDQQTEICGTITECLPMDTKIEGPKIRISLKDFKAYGDGLLEVI